From a single Streptomyces misionensis genomic region:
- a CDS encoding MFS transporter: protein MPGRELVGLRVAITAFFALDGFIFSGWVVRIPDIKHQTHASAGALGLALLGVSAGAVLTMTMTGRLCRRYGSHPVTVVCMAVLALSVALPPLTRSVAALGAVLLLFGAAYGGVNVAFNSAAVDLVAAVRRPIMPSFHAAFSLGGMVGAGLGGLVAGHLSPTRHLLGITVVGLLVTAVAGRALLRYEPPAADRARPPAAGEDPAPRGGRRGLVVVFGLVALCTAYGEGAMADWGALHLKQDLTASAGTAAAGYACFTLAMTIGRLTGSALLARLGRARTVIAGGSVATAGMLLGSLAPSLWAALAGFAVTGLGLANLFPVAVERAGALAGPSGVAVASTLGYGGMLLGPPTIGFMADWFSLPTALTSVAALAAVAAVIGVATRHVMNG from the coding sequence GTGCCGGGCCGGGAACTCGTCGGGCTGCGGGTCGCGATCACCGCATTCTTCGCCTTGGACGGGTTCATCTTCTCGGGCTGGGTGGTGCGCATCCCGGACATCAAGCACCAGACCCACGCCTCCGCCGGAGCCCTCGGACTCGCCCTGCTCGGGGTGTCCGCGGGGGCCGTGCTCACCATGACCATGACCGGCCGCCTGTGCCGGCGCTACGGCAGCCATCCGGTGACCGTGGTCTGCATGGCCGTCCTGGCGCTCAGCGTCGCCCTGCCCCCGCTGACCCGTTCCGTGGCCGCGCTCGGCGCCGTCCTGCTGCTCTTCGGCGCGGCCTACGGGGGCGTGAACGTCGCGTTCAACAGCGCGGCCGTCGACCTCGTCGCCGCCGTGCGCCGGCCCATCATGCCCAGCTTCCACGCCGCCTTCAGCCTCGGCGGGATGGTCGGCGCGGGGCTCGGCGGGCTGGTCGCCGGACACCTCTCCCCCACCCGGCACCTGCTCGGGATCACCGTGGTCGGCCTGCTGGTCACGGCCGTCGCCGGGCGCGCTCTGCTGCGGTACGAACCTCCGGCGGCGGACCGCGCGAGGCCGCCGGCGGCCGGGGAGGACCCGGCGCCGCGCGGCGGCCGGCGGGGACTCGTCGTCGTCTTCGGGCTGGTCGCGCTGTGCACCGCGTACGGCGAGGGCGCCATGGCCGACTGGGGCGCCCTCCACCTCAAGCAGGACCTGACCGCGTCCGCGGGCACGGCGGCGGCCGGATACGCCTGTTTCACGCTGGCCATGACCATCGGCCGGCTCACGGGGTCGGCGCTGCTGGCGCGCCTCGGCCGCGCCCGTACGGTGATCGCCGGGGGCTCCGTGGCGACCGCGGGCATGCTGCTCGGCTCGCTCGCGCCGTCGCTCTGGGCGGCGCTGGCCGGCTTCGCCGTGACCGGGCTGGGACTCGCCAATCTCTTCCCGGTCGCCGTGGAGCGGGCCGGCGCCCTGGCCGGGCCCTCCGGGGTCGCCGTCGCCTCCACCCTGGGGTACGGCGGCATGCTGCTGGGGCCGCCCACGATCGGCTTCATGGCCGACTGGTTCTCCCTGCCCACCGCGCTGACCAGCGTGGCCGCGCTGGCCGCCGTGGCCGCCGTCATCGGGGTCGCGACCCGCCACGTGATGAACGGCTGA
- the trpS gene encoding tryptophan--tRNA ligase, translated as MTTHPQTAPAAHPGTAAVPETGEGPAASDALGTSAAQTRSAELEKLIAEDPGRFRVLTGDRPTGRLHLGHYFGTLHNRVRLQNLGVELFVIVADYQVLTDRDVADDLKGHVEELVLDYLAIGVDPERSTIFTHSAVPALNQLMLPFLSLVSVAELNRNPTVKDEIAHSRQSAVSGLMFTYPVHQAADILFCKANLVPVGQDQLPHLEITRTIARRFNDRYGQGRSVFPRPEALLSSAPLLLGTDGTKMSKSRGNAITLAADADETARLLKGAKTDSERHIAYDPAGRPEVASLLLLAALCQDRTPEEVAGDIGSAGAAALKKTVTEAVNEYLAPIRARRAEYARDRAQIRRILREGNERANAVADATLAEVRAAMNSDY; from the coding sequence ATGACCACCCACCCGCAGACCGCACCGGCCGCGCACCCCGGGACCGCCGCGGTCCCCGAGACCGGCGAGGGACCCGCGGCGTCCGACGCGCTCGGGACGTCCGCCGCGCAGACCCGCAGCGCGGAGCTGGAGAAGCTGATCGCCGAGGACCCGGGGCGGTTCCGGGTGCTGACCGGCGACCGGCCCACCGGCAGACTGCACCTCGGCCACTACTTCGGCACCCTGCACAACCGGGTCCGGCTGCAGAACCTCGGCGTGGAACTCTTCGTGATCGTCGCCGACTACCAGGTGCTGACCGACCGGGACGTCGCGGACGACCTCAAGGGGCACGTCGAGGAGCTGGTCCTCGACTACCTCGCCATCGGCGTGGACCCGGAGCGCAGCACGATCTTCACGCACAGCGCCGTCCCCGCGCTCAACCAGCTGATGCTGCCCTTCCTCAGCCTCGTCTCCGTCGCCGAGCTCAACCGCAACCCCACCGTCAAGGACGAGATCGCGCACTCCCGCCAGTCCGCCGTCAGCGGGCTGATGTTCACCTATCCCGTGCACCAGGCCGCCGACATCCTCTTCTGCAAGGCGAACCTGGTGCCCGTCGGCCAGGACCAGCTCCCCCACCTGGAGATCACCCGCACCATCGCCCGCCGCTTCAACGACCGCTACGGGCAGGGCCGTTCGGTCTTCCCCCGGCCCGAGGCCCTGCTGTCCAGCGCCCCGCTGCTGCTCGGCACGGACGGCACCAAGATGAGCAAGAGCCGGGGCAACGCCATCACCCTGGCCGCCGACGCCGACGAGACCGCGCGACTGCTCAAGGGCGCCAAGACCGACTCCGAGCGGCACATCGCCTACGACCCGGCGGGCCGCCCCGAGGTCGCCTCGCTGCTGCTGCTCGCGGCGCTGTGCCAGGACCGGACCCCCGAGGAGGTGGCCGGCGACATCGGTTCCGCGGGCGCGGCGGCGCTGAAGAAGACCGTGACGGAGGCGGTCAACGAGTACCTGGCACCGATCCGCGCACGCCGGGCCGAGTACGCCCGGGACCGCGCCCAGATCCGCCGCATCCTGCGCGAGGGCAACGAGCGGGCCAACGCCGTGGCCGACGCCACCCTCGCCGAAGTGCGTGCCGCGATGAACAGCGACTACTGA
- a CDS encoding MarR family winged helix-turn-helix transcriptional regulator, with translation MAPKTDEQELVERWRDIRALHARTQCELDRTLQAHGLCASDFEVLDLLARSGGAARRAHRIQKISERVHLTQSALSRLIGRLEKEGLVERAMCAEDRRGVRVALTAKGRALHAEIRPVQRAVLARMLADSD, from the coding sequence ATGGCGCCGAAGACGGACGAGCAGGAACTCGTGGAACGGTGGCGGGACATTCGCGCCCTGCATGCCAGGACCCAGTGCGAACTGGACCGGACGCTGCAGGCCCACGGCCTGTGCGCCAGCGACTTCGAGGTCCTCGACCTGCTGGCCCGGAGCGGGGGAGCGGCCCGCCGGGCCCACCGCATCCAGAAGATCTCCGAGCGCGTGCACCTCACCCAGAGCGCGCTGTCCCGGCTCATCGGCCGCCTGGAGAAAGAGGGGTTGGTCGAGCGGGCCATGTGTGCGGAGGACCGGCGGGGCGTACGGGTGGCCCTCACCGCGAAGGGCCGCGCGCTGCACGCGGAGATACGGCCGGTGCAGCGCGCGGTGCTGGCCCGGATGCTGGCCGACAGCGACTGA
- a CDS encoding nuclear transport factor 2 family protein — translation MSAAADTSAVTNLIARYAELVDDGDFAGVGALFADAVFIGSGGPVRGSEGVERMLRDTVILYEDGTPRTHHATTNVAVEVDAATGTAAARSYVTVFQALPDLPLRPIAAGRYADRFELGDGRWRFVERRVRIHLVGDVGGHLRG, via the coding sequence ATGAGCGCAGCCGCGGACACGTCCGCAGTCACGAACCTGATCGCGAGATACGCCGAGTTGGTCGACGACGGTGACTTCGCCGGGGTCGGGGCGCTGTTCGCCGACGCCGTGTTCATCGGGAGCGGTGGTCCCGTGCGGGGGAGCGAGGGCGTCGAAAGGATGCTTCGGGACACCGTGATCCTGTACGAGGACGGCACACCGCGTACCCACCACGCCACGACGAATGTCGCCGTGGAGGTGGACGCGGCCACGGGCACCGCCGCCGCGCGCTCCTACGTCACCGTCTTCCAGGCCCTGCCCGATCTGCCGTTGCGGCCCATCGCCGCCGGCCGGTACGCCGACCGCTTCGAACTTGGGGACGGCCGATGGCGGTTCGTGGAGCGGCGCGTGCGCATCCATCTGGTGGGGGACGTGGGCGGGCACCTGCGCGGTTAG
- a CDS encoding luciferase family protein, giving the protein MTLASRALAQLATWPDLRQAVPSCGQGQAVSSAKGEIVHFHSERDVDLRLTDRAIRRFAKDLRHTGAIRIVPGSQWVTLRLDAASDVDLLLTLVSVALQAQQAPSDPAERPLVGCNDQRGAGFVKADLGAF; this is encoded by the coding sequence ATGACGTTGGCCTCGCGCGCGCTCGCGCAATTGGCGACCTGGCCGGACCTGAGACAGGCCGTGCCGAGCTGCGGTCAGGGACAGGCGGTGAGCTCCGCCAAGGGTGAGATCGTCCACTTCCACTCCGAGCGCGACGTCGATCTGCGGCTGACCGACCGGGCGATCCGCCGGTTCGCGAAAGACCTCAGGCACACGGGTGCGATCAGGATCGTGCCCGGCTCGCAGTGGGTGACCCTCCGCCTCGACGCCGCGAGCGACGTGGACCTGCTGCTGACCCTGGTCAGCGTGGCGCTCCAGGCGCAGCAGGCCCCGTCCGACCCGGCCGAACGGCCACTGGTCGGGTGCAACGACCAGCGGGGCGCCGGGTTCGTGAAGGCGGATCTCGGGGCGTTCTGA
- a CDS encoding maleylpyruvate isomerase family mycothiol-dependent enzyme, which translates to METADFLETLDREGRSLAAAAARAGTDAKVPTCPDWQVRDLLRHTGAVHRWAAGFVAEGRGEPRPMDEAPDLDGAELVAWYADSHRQLVDTLAAAPADLECWTFLPLPDLPPLAFWARRQAHETTVHRYDAGAARGGTPSPIDADFAVDGIDELLLGFHARSRSRVRTPEPKALRVRTTDAADGTGDAVWTVRLTAHAAPLATRGAAGDADAKLSGPADRLYLALWNREPVPRVTGDHSLATRWRETSGI; encoded by the coding sequence ATGGAGACTGCCGACTTCCTCGAAACCCTCGACCGCGAGGGCCGGTCGCTCGCCGCGGCCGCCGCGCGGGCCGGCACCGACGCCAAGGTGCCGACCTGCCCCGACTGGCAGGTGCGCGATCTGCTGCGGCACACGGGCGCCGTCCACCGGTGGGCCGCGGGCTTCGTCGCCGAGGGGCGGGGCGAGCCCCGGCCCATGGACGAGGCGCCGGACCTCGACGGGGCCGAGCTGGTGGCCTGGTACGCCGACAGCCACCGGCAGTTGGTGGACACCCTGGCCGCCGCCCCCGCCGACCTGGAGTGCTGGACCTTCCTGCCGTTGCCGGACCTCCCGCCCCTGGCGTTCTGGGCGAGGCGGCAGGCGCACGAGACGACCGTGCACCGGTACGACGCCGGGGCGGCCCGGGGCGGAACGCCCTCCCCGATCGACGCGGACTTCGCGGTCGACGGCATCGACGAGTTGCTGCTCGGCTTCCACGCCCGGTCCCGGAGCCGGGTGCGGACGCCGGAGCCGAAGGCGCTGCGGGTCCGCACCACGGACGCGGCGGACGGAACGGGGGACGCGGTGTGGACCGTACGGCTCACCGCGCACGCCGCACCGCTGGCGACCCGGGGGGCGGCCGGCGACGCGGACGCCAAACTCTCCGGCCCCGCCGACCGGTTGTACCTCGCACTGTGGAACCGCGAACCGGTGCCGCGGGTCACCGGGGACCACTCGCTCGCCACCCGGTGGCGGGAGACGTCCGGTATCTGA
- a CDS encoding DeoR/GlpR family DNA-binding transcription regulator yields the protein MSRDARWKALLELLVERGRLDVEEAAAELAVSAATIRRDFDHLAEQQMLVRTRGGAVVHGVSYELPLRYKTARRASEKQRIARAVAELVAPGEAVGLTGGTTTTEVARALAVRGDLASGSPALTVVTNALNIANELAVRPQFKIVVTGGVARPQSYELIGPLADGVLGQIRLDVAVLGVVAFDVTHGAAAHDEAEAAINRLLCERAERVVVAADSSKLGRRAFARICPAHLVDTLVTDAAADPETVRGIEEAGIRVVTV from the coding sequence ATGTCCCGGGACGCCCGCTGGAAGGCGCTGCTGGAGCTGCTCGTGGAGCGCGGCCGGCTGGACGTCGAGGAGGCGGCGGCGGAGCTGGCGGTGTCGGCGGCGACGATCCGCCGGGACTTCGACCACCTGGCCGAGCAGCAGATGCTGGTCCGCACCCGGGGCGGCGCGGTGGTGCACGGGGTCTCCTACGAGCTGCCGCTGCGCTACAAGACGGCCCGCCGCGCCTCCGAGAAGCAGCGCATCGCCCGGGCGGTGGCCGAACTGGTCGCACCGGGCGAGGCGGTGGGGCTGACCGGTGGCACGACCACCACGGAGGTGGCCCGCGCCCTGGCCGTGCGCGGCGATCTGGCCTCCGGCTCCCCGGCGCTGACCGTGGTCACCAACGCGCTCAACATCGCCAACGAGCTGGCCGTGCGGCCCCAGTTCAAGATCGTGGTCACCGGAGGGGTGGCCCGGCCGCAGTCGTACGAGCTGATCGGGCCGCTCGCGGACGGGGTGCTCGGGCAGATCAGGCTGGACGTGGCGGTGCTCGGGGTGGTCGCCTTCGACGTGACGCACGGCGCGGCGGCGCACGACGAGGCCGAGGCGGCGATCAACCGGCTGCTGTGCGAGCGCGCCGAACGCGTGGTGGTCGCCGCGGACTCCAGCAAGCTGGGCCGGCGGGCGTTCGCCCGGATCTGCCCCGCGCACCTGGTGGACACGCTGGTGACGGATGCGGCGGCGGACCCGGAGACAGTCCGCGGCATCGAGGAGGCCGGGATCCGGGTCGTCACCGTCTGA